In a single window of the Rhodamnia argentea isolate NSW1041297 chromosome 2, ASM2092103v1, whole genome shotgun sequence genome:
- the LOC115749921 gene encoding electron transfer flavoprotein subunit alpha, mitochondrial isoform X4, translated as MATRVLIGALRKTTSRLPTCRFLSVSPVSRFASTLVIAEHEGGSIKAPSLSAVEAAKSLDKDNSISMLLAGSGHSLQEAAANAVSCHPSVSKVLVADSDRFIHPLAEPWAKLIQLVQQRENFSHIVVASGSFGKNILPRAAALLDVSPVTDVIGISESTTFVRPIYAGNALCTVRYTGAHPCMLTIRSTSFQVQPYSTDSKAHKAPISQVDLSTFEEADTIGKSQYVKLTSQDSERPDLGNSRIVVTGGRGLKSAENFKMLEKLAEKLGAAVGATRAAVDAGFVPNDLQVNSLSLSLSLSLYLIAPTVVTKHYKKYPLSSRRDLSHHSSKKSPYFLVVLCSFSSWVLPSWLSRV; from the exons ATGGCGACCCGGGTGTTGATCGGAGCTCTCAGAAAAACCACCTCTCGATTGCCTACCTGCCGGTTTCTCTCCGTCAGTCCCGTTTCCAGATTC GCTAGCACTTTGGTTATAGCCGAACACGAAGGCGGTTCTATCAAGGCACCATCCTTGAGTGCAGTCGAGGCGGCAAAGTCTCTGGACAAGGACAATTCAATTTCGATGCTGTTGGCCGGCTCAGGTCATTCCCTACAAGAGGCAGCTGCCAATGCTGTCTCTTGTCATCCTTCTGTTTCTAAG GTACTTGTTGCTGATTCAGATAGATTTATACATCCTCTTGCAGAACCTTGGGCAAAACTGATCCAGCTAGTTCAGCAGAGAGAGAATTTCTCGCATATAGTTGTTGCGTCTGGTTCATTTGGGAAGAATATACTCCCTCGGGCTGCTGCCCTCTTAGATGTCTCTCCAGTTACTGATGTTATAGGAATTTCAGAATCAACAACGTTTGTTAG GCCCATTTATGCAGGAAATGCACTGTGTACAGTTCGATATACTGGTGCTCACCCATGTATGTTGACCATCAGATCCACATCTTTTCAGGTGCAACCTTATTCCACAGATTCAAAGGCTCACAAGGCTCCTATTTCTCAGGTTGATCTCTCAACCTTTGAGGAAG CAGATACAATTGGTAAATCTCAGTATGTGAAACTGACATCCCAAGATAGTGAACGCCCTGATCTCGGTAATTCACGGATTGTGGTCACCGGCGGTCGAGGACTGAAAAGTGCTGAAAACTTCAAAATGTTAGAGAAGCTAGCAGAAAAGCTTGGTGCAGCAG TTGGTGCTACACGTGCTGCTGTTGATGCGGGGTTTGTGCCAAACGACCTCCAG gtgaactctctctctctctctctctct ctctctctctatttaatTGCACCAACCGTCGTCACCAAACACTACAAAAAATACCCACTTTCTTCGAGGCGTGATCTTTCCCATCATTCGTCGAAGAAATCACCCTATTTTCTGGTCGTTTTATGTAGTTTTTCTTCTTGGGTTTTGCCTTCCTGGCTTAGCAGAGTGTGA
- the LOC115749921 gene encoding electron transfer flavoprotein subunit alpha, mitochondrial isoform X1 — protein sequence MATRVLIGALRKTTSRLPTCRFLSVSPVSRFASTLVIAEHEGGSIKAPSLSAVEAAKSLDKDNSISMLLAGSGHSLQEAAANAVSCHPSVSKVLVADSDRFIHPLAEPWAKLIQLVQQRENFSHIVVASGSFGKNILPRAAALLDVSPVTDVIGISESTTFVRPIYAGNALCTVRYTGAHPCMLTIRSTSFQVQPYSTDSKAHKAPISQVDLSTFEEADTIGKSQYVKLTSQDSERPDLGNSRIVVTGGRGLKSAENFKMLEKLAEKLGAAVGATRAAVDAGFVPNDLQVGQTGKIVAPELYMAFGVSGAIQHLAGMRDSKVIVAVNRDADAPIFQVNSLSLSLSLGYLMGTEIKDSSCGFILNANGYKSS from the exons ATGGCGACCCGGGTGTTGATCGGAGCTCTCAGAAAAACCACCTCTCGATTGCCTACCTGCCGGTTTCTCTCCGTCAGTCCCGTTTCCAGATTC GCTAGCACTTTGGTTATAGCCGAACACGAAGGCGGTTCTATCAAGGCACCATCCTTGAGTGCAGTCGAGGCGGCAAAGTCTCTGGACAAGGACAATTCAATTTCGATGCTGTTGGCCGGCTCAGGTCATTCCCTACAAGAGGCAGCTGCCAATGCTGTCTCTTGTCATCCTTCTGTTTCTAAG GTACTTGTTGCTGATTCAGATAGATTTATACATCCTCTTGCAGAACCTTGGGCAAAACTGATCCAGCTAGTTCAGCAGAGAGAGAATTTCTCGCATATAGTTGTTGCGTCTGGTTCATTTGGGAAGAATATACTCCCTCGGGCTGCTGCCCTCTTAGATGTCTCTCCAGTTACTGATGTTATAGGAATTTCAGAATCAACAACGTTTGTTAG GCCCATTTATGCAGGAAATGCACTGTGTACAGTTCGATATACTGGTGCTCACCCATGTATGTTGACCATCAGATCCACATCTTTTCAGGTGCAACCTTATTCCACAGATTCAAAGGCTCACAAGGCTCCTATTTCTCAGGTTGATCTCTCAACCTTTGAGGAAG CAGATACAATTGGTAAATCTCAGTATGTGAAACTGACATCCCAAGATAGTGAACGCCCTGATCTCGGTAATTCACGGATTGTGGTCACCGGCGGTCGAGGACTGAAAAGTGCTGAAAACTTCAAAATGTTAGAGAAGCTAGCAGAAAAGCTTGGTGCAGCAG TTGGTGCTACACGTGCTGCTGTTGATGCGGGGTTTGTGCCAAACGACCTCCAG GTTGGTCAAACTGGAAAAATTGTTGCCCCAGAATTATACATGGCTTTTGGAGTCTCCGGAGCCATTCAACACCTTGCTGGCATGAGAGATTCCAAGGTCATAGTCGCTGTAAATAGAGATGCAGATGCTCCAATTTTTcaggtgaactctctctctctctctctctctctagggtaTCTAATGGGCACAGAAATCAAGGATTCTAGCTGTGGATTTATTCTGAATGCAAATGGTTATAAATCCTCTTGA
- the LOC115749921 gene encoding electron transfer flavoprotein subunit alpha, mitochondrial isoform X5: protein MATRVLIGALRKTTSRLPTCRFLSVSPVSRFASTLVIAEHEGGSIKAPSLSAVEAAKSLDKDNSISMLLAGSGHSLQEAAANAVSCHPSVSKVLVADSDRFIHPLAEPWAKLIQLVQQRENFSHIVVASGSFGKNILPRAAALLDVSPVTDVIGISESTTFVRPIYAGNALCTVRYTGAHPCMLTIRSTSFQVQPYSTDSKAHKAPISQVDLSTFEEADTIGKSQYVKLTSQDSERPDLGNSRIVVTGGRGLKSAENFKMLEKLAEKLGAAVGATRAAVDAGFVPNDLQVNSLSLSLSLGYLMGTEIKDSSCGFILNANGYKSS from the exons ATGGCGACCCGGGTGTTGATCGGAGCTCTCAGAAAAACCACCTCTCGATTGCCTACCTGCCGGTTTCTCTCCGTCAGTCCCGTTTCCAGATTC GCTAGCACTTTGGTTATAGCCGAACACGAAGGCGGTTCTATCAAGGCACCATCCTTGAGTGCAGTCGAGGCGGCAAAGTCTCTGGACAAGGACAATTCAATTTCGATGCTGTTGGCCGGCTCAGGTCATTCCCTACAAGAGGCAGCTGCCAATGCTGTCTCTTGTCATCCTTCTGTTTCTAAG GTACTTGTTGCTGATTCAGATAGATTTATACATCCTCTTGCAGAACCTTGGGCAAAACTGATCCAGCTAGTTCAGCAGAGAGAGAATTTCTCGCATATAGTTGTTGCGTCTGGTTCATTTGGGAAGAATATACTCCCTCGGGCTGCTGCCCTCTTAGATGTCTCTCCAGTTACTGATGTTATAGGAATTTCAGAATCAACAACGTTTGTTAG GCCCATTTATGCAGGAAATGCACTGTGTACAGTTCGATATACTGGTGCTCACCCATGTATGTTGACCATCAGATCCACATCTTTTCAGGTGCAACCTTATTCCACAGATTCAAAGGCTCACAAGGCTCCTATTTCTCAGGTTGATCTCTCAACCTTTGAGGAAG CAGATACAATTGGTAAATCTCAGTATGTGAAACTGACATCCCAAGATAGTGAACGCCCTGATCTCGGTAATTCACGGATTGTGGTCACCGGCGGTCGAGGACTGAAAAGTGCTGAAAACTTCAAAATGTTAGAGAAGCTAGCAGAAAAGCTTGGTGCAGCAG TTGGTGCTACACGTGCTGCTGTTGATGCGGGGTTTGTGCCAAACGACCTCCAG gtgaactctctctctctctctctctctctagggtaTCTAATGGGCACAGAAATCAAGGATTCTAGCTGTGGATTTATTCTGAATGCAAATGGTTATAAATCCTCTTGA
- the LOC115749921 gene encoding electron transfer flavoprotein subunit alpha, mitochondrial isoform X3: MATRVLIGALRKTTSRLPTCRFLSVSPVSRFASTLVIAEHEGGSIKAPSLSAVEAAKSLDKDNSISMLLAGSGHSLQEAAANAVSCHPSVSKVLVADSDRFIHPLAEPWAKLIQLVQQRENFSHIVVASGSFGKNILPRAAALLDVSPVTDVIGISESTTFVRPIYAGNALCTVRYTGAHPCMLTIRSTSFQVQPYSTDSKAHKAPISQVDLSTFEEDTIGKSQYVKLTSQDSERPDLGNSRIVVTGGRGLKSAENFKMLEKLAEKLGAAVGATRAAVDAGFVPNDLQVGQTGKIVAPELYMAFGVSGAIQHLAGMRDSKVIVAVNRDADAPIFQVADYGLVGDLFEVIPELLEKLPEKK; the protein is encoded by the exons ATGGCGACCCGGGTGTTGATCGGAGCTCTCAGAAAAACCACCTCTCGATTGCCTACCTGCCGGTTTCTCTCCGTCAGTCCCGTTTCCAGATTC GCTAGCACTTTGGTTATAGCCGAACACGAAGGCGGTTCTATCAAGGCACCATCCTTGAGTGCAGTCGAGGCGGCAAAGTCTCTGGACAAGGACAATTCAATTTCGATGCTGTTGGCCGGCTCAGGTCATTCCCTACAAGAGGCAGCTGCCAATGCTGTCTCTTGTCATCCTTCTGTTTCTAAG GTACTTGTTGCTGATTCAGATAGATTTATACATCCTCTTGCAGAACCTTGGGCAAAACTGATCCAGCTAGTTCAGCAGAGAGAGAATTTCTCGCATATAGTTGTTGCGTCTGGTTCATTTGGGAAGAATATACTCCCTCGGGCTGCTGCCCTCTTAGATGTCTCTCCAGTTACTGATGTTATAGGAATTTCAGAATCAACAACGTTTGTTAG GCCCATTTATGCAGGAAATGCACTGTGTACAGTTCGATATACTGGTGCTCACCCATGTATGTTGACCATCAGATCCACATCTTTTCAGGTGCAACCTTATTCCACAGATTCAAAGGCTCACAAGGCTCCTATTTCTCAGGTTGATCTCTCAACCTTTGAGGAAG ATACAATTGGTAAATCTCAGTATGTGAAACTGACATCCCAAGATAGTGAACGCCCTGATCTCGGTAATTCACGGATTGTGGTCACCGGCGGTCGAGGACTGAAAAGTGCTGAAAACTTCAAAATGTTAGAGAAGCTAGCAGAAAAGCTTGGTGCAGCAG TTGGTGCTACACGTGCTGCTGTTGATGCGGGGTTTGTGCCAAACGACCTCCAG GTTGGTCAAACTGGAAAAATTGTTGCCCCAGAATTATACATGGCTTTTGGAGTCTCCGGAGCCATTCAACACCTTGCTGGCATGAGAGATTCCAAGGTCATAGTCGCTGTAAATAGAGATGCAGATGCTCCAATTTTTcag GTTGCTGATTATGGGCTTGTCGGCGATCTTTTCGAGGTTATACCAGAGTTGCTAGAGAAGCTTCCTGAGAAGAAATAG
- the LOC115749921 gene encoding electron transfer flavoprotein subunit alpha, mitochondrial isoform X7 yields the protein MATRVLIGALRKTTSRLPTCRFLSVSPVSRFASTLVIAEHEGGSIKAPSLSAVEAAKSLDKDNSISMLLAGSGHSLQEAAANAVSCHPSVSKVLVADSDRFIHPLAEPWAKLIQLVQQRENFSHIVVASGSFGKNILPRAAALLDVSPVTDVIGISESTTFVRPIYAGNALCTVRYTGAHPCMLTIRSTSFQVQPYSTDSKAHKAPISQVDLSTFEEADTIGKSQYVKLTSQDSERPDLGNSRIVVTGGRGLKSAENFKMLEKLAEKLGAAVGATRAAVDAGFVPNDLQLGHFQHTAKWCSCSL from the exons ATGGCGACCCGGGTGTTGATCGGAGCTCTCAGAAAAACCACCTCTCGATTGCCTACCTGCCGGTTTCTCTCCGTCAGTCCCGTTTCCAGATTC GCTAGCACTTTGGTTATAGCCGAACACGAAGGCGGTTCTATCAAGGCACCATCCTTGAGTGCAGTCGAGGCGGCAAAGTCTCTGGACAAGGACAATTCAATTTCGATGCTGTTGGCCGGCTCAGGTCATTCCCTACAAGAGGCAGCTGCCAATGCTGTCTCTTGTCATCCTTCTGTTTCTAAG GTACTTGTTGCTGATTCAGATAGATTTATACATCCTCTTGCAGAACCTTGGGCAAAACTGATCCAGCTAGTTCAGCAGAGAGAGAATTTCTCGCATATAGTTGTTGCGTCTGGTTCATTTGGGAAGAATATACTCCCTCGGGCTGCTGCCCTCTTAGATGTCTCTCCAGTTACTGATGTTATAGGAATTTCAGAATCAACAACGTTTGTTAG GCCCATTTATGCAGGAAATGCACTGTGTACAGTTCGATATACTGGTGCTCACCCATGTATGTTGACCATCAGATCCACATCTTTTCAGGTGCAACCTTATTCCACAGATTCAAAGGCTCACAAGGCTCCTATTTCTCAGGTTGATCTCTCAACCTTTGAGGAAG CAGATACAATTGGTAAATCTCAGTATGTGAAACTGACATCCCAAGATAGTGAACGCCCTGATCTCGGTAATTCACGGATTGTGGTCACCGGCGGTCGAGGACTGAAAAGTGCTGAAAACTTCAAAATGTTAGAGAAGCTAGCAGAAAAGCTTGGTGCAGCAG TTGGTGCTACACGTGCTGCTGTTGATGCGGGGTTTGTGCCAAACGACCTCCAG CTTGGTCATTTTCAGCATACCGCTAAATGGTGCAGCTGTAGCTTGTAG
- the LOC115749921 gene encoding electron transfer flavoprotein subunit alpha, mitochondrial isoform X2, with product MATRVLIGALRKTTSRLPTCRFLSVSPVSRFASTLVIAEHEGGSIKAPSLSAVEAAKSLDKDNSISMLLAGSGHSLQEAAANAVSCHPSVSKVLVADSDRFIHPLAEPWAKLIQLVQQRENFSHIVVASGSFGKNILPRAAALLDVSPVTDVIGISESTTFVRPIYAGNALCTVRYTGAHPCMLTIRSTSFQVQPYSTDSKAHKAPISQVDLSTFEEADTIGKSQYVKLTSQDSERPDLGNSRIVVTGGRGLKSAENFKMLEKLAEKLGAAVGATRAAVDAGFVPNDLQVGQTGKIVAPELYMAFGVSGAIQHLAGMRDSKVIVAVNRDADAPIFQVADYGLVGDLFEVIPELLEKLPEKK from the exons ATGGCGACCCGGGTGTTGATCGGAGCTCTCAGAAAAACCACCTCTCGATTGCCTACCTGCCGGTTTCTCTCCGTCAGTCCCGTTTCCAGATTC GCTAGCACTTTGGTTATAGCCGAACACGAAGGCGGTTCTATCAAGGCACCATCCTTGAGTGCAGTCGAGGCGGCAAAGTCTCTGGACAAGGACAATTCAATTTCGATGCTGTTGGCCGGCTCAGGTCATTCCCTACAAGAGGCAGCTGCCAATGCTGTCTCTTGTCATCCTTCTGTTTCTAAG GTACTTGTTGCTGATTCAGATAGATTTATACATCCTCTTGCAGAACCTTGGGCAAAACTGATCCAGCTAGTTCAGCAGAGAGAGAATTTCTCGCATATAGTTGTTGCGTCTGGTTCATTTGGGAAGAATATACTCCCTCGGGCTGCTGCCCTCTTAGATGTCTCTCCAGTTACTGATGTTATAGGAATTTCAGAATCAACAACGTTTGTTAG GCCCATTTATGCAGGAAATGCACTGTGTACAGTTCGATATACTGGTGCTCACCCATGTATGTTGACCATCAGATCCACATCTTTTCAGGTGCAACCTTATTCCACAGATTCAAAGGCTCACAAGGCTCCTATTTCTCAGGTTGATCTCTCAACCTTTGAGGAAG CAGATACAATTGGTAAATCTCAGTATGTGAAACTGACATCCCAAGATAGTGAACGCCCTGATCTCGGTAATTCACGGATTGTGGTCACCGGCGGTCGAGGACTGAAAAGTGCTGAAAACTTCAAAATGTTAGAGAAGCTAGCAGAAAAGCTTGGTGCAGCAG TTGGTGCTACACGTGCTGCTGTTGATGCGGGGTTTGTGCCAAACGACCTCCAG GTTGGTCAAACTGGAAAAATTGTTGCCCCAGAATTATACATGGCTTTTGGAGTCTCCGGAGCCATTCAACACCTTGCTGGCATGAGAGATTCCAAGGTCATAGTCGCTGTAAATAGAGATGCAGATGCTCCAATTTTTcag GTTGCTGATTATGGGCTTGTCGGCGATCTTTTCGAGGTTATACCAGAGTTGCTAGAGAAGCTTCCTGAGAAGAAATAG
- the LOC115749921 gene encoding electron transfer flavoprotein subunit alpha, mitochondrial isoform X6, with the protein MLLAGSGHSLQEAAANAVSCHPSVSKVLVADSDRFIHPLAEPWAKLIQLVQQRENFSHIVVASGSFGKNILPRAAALLDVSPVTDVIGISESTTFVRPIYAGNALCTVRYTGAHPCMLTIRSTSFQVQPYSTDSKAHKAPISQVDLSTFEEADTIGKSQYVKLTSQDSERPDLGNSRIVVTGGRGLKSAENFKMLEKLAEKLGAAVGATRAAVDAGFVPNDLQVGQTGKIVAPELYMAFGVSGAIQHLAGMRDSKVIVAVNRDADAPIFQVNSLSLSLSLGYLMGTEIKDSSCGFILNANGYKSS; encoded by the exons ATGCTGTTGGCCGGCTCAGGTCATTCCCTACAAGAGGCAGCTGCCAATGCTGTCTCTTGTCATCCTTCTGTTTCTAAG GTACTTGTTGCTGATTCAGATAGATTTATACATCCTCTTGCAGAACCTTGGGCAAAACTGATCCAGCTAGTTCAGCAGAGAGAGAATTTCTCGCATATAGTTGTTGCGTCTGGTTCATTTGGGAAGAATATACTCCCTCGGGCTGCTGCCCTCTTAGATGTCTCTCCAGTTACTGATGTTATAGGAATTTCAGAATCAACAACGTTTGTTAG GCCCATTTATGCAGGAAATGCACTGTGTACAGTTCGATATACTGGTGCTCACCCATGTATGTTGACCATCAGATCCACATCTTTTCAGGTGCAACCTTATTCCACAGATTCAAAGGCTCACAAGGCTCCTATTTCTCAGGTTGATCTCTCAACCTTTGAGGAAG CAGATACAATTGGTAAATCTCAGTATGTGAAACTGACATCCCAAGATAGTGAACGCCCTGATCTCGGTAATTCACGGATTGTGGTCACCGGCGGTCGAGGACTGAAAAGTGCTGAAAACTTCAAAATGTTAGAGAAGCTAGCAGAAAAGCTTGGTGCAGCAG TTGGTGCTACACGTGCTGCTGTTGATGCGGGGTTTGTGCCAAACGACCTCCAG GTTGGTCAAACTGGAAAAATTGTTGCCCCAGAATTATACATGGCTTTTGGAGTCTCCGGAGCCATTCAACACCTTGCTGGCATGAGAGATTCCAAGGTCATAGTCGCTGTAAATAGAGATGCAGATGCTCCAATTTTTcaggtgaactctctctctctctctctctctctagggtaTCTAATGGGCACAGAAATCAAGGATTCTAGCTGTGGATTTATTCTGAATGCAAATGGTTATAAATCCTCTTGA
- the LOC115749920 gene encoding glucose-6-phosphate/phosphate translocator 1, chloroplastic isoform X1, which produces MICSVKQSLSPVHGAEVFLSKKRIFPSNRSSLLPPLRTQKSSCAFVSLSRPLHIASVESFGSPPRKQEKDLIKCEAYEADQSKPIDAGAAPSEVAKRVKIGVYFATWWALNVVFNIYNKKVLNAYPYPWLTSTLSLACGSLMMLVSWATRIAETPKTDFEFWKTLFPVALAHTIGHVAATVSMSKVAVSFTHIIKSGEPAFSVLVSRFLLGETFPVSVYLSLLPIIGGCALAAVTELNFNMIGFMGAMISNLAFVFRNIFSKKGMKGKSVSGMNYYACLSILSLVILTPFAIAVEGPQMWAAGWQKAVSDIGPHFVWWVVAQSVFYHLYNQVSYMSLDEISPLTFSIGNTMKRISVIVSSIIIFHTPVQPVNALGAAIAILGTFLYSQAKQ; this is translated from the exons ATGATTTGTTCGGTGAAACAGTCTTTAAGCCCAGTTCATGGCGCCGAGGTTTTTCTCAGCAAAAAACGTATCTTCCCCTCGAACAGATCCTCCCTCCTGCCGCCTCTGCGAACCCAGAAGTCGTCATGCGCCTTCGTCTCGCTCTCTAGACCCCTTCACATAGCGTCGGTCGAGTCCTTCGGATCGCCGCCGAGGAAGCAAGAGAAGGACTTGATAAAATGCGAGGCCTACGAGGCAGACCAGTCGAAGCCGATCGACGCAGGGGCGGCCCCGTCGGAGGTCGCGAAGAGGGTCAAGATCGGGGTTTACTTCGCGACTTGGTGGGCTTTGAATGTGGTTTTCAATATCTACAACAAGAAGGTGTTGAATGCTTACCCCTACCCTTGGTTGACCTCCACGCTCTCGCTTGCATGTGGGTCTCTCATGATGTTGGTCTCTTGGGCCACGAGGATCGCCGAGACCCCGAAGACTGATTTCGAGTTCTGGAAGACTTTGTTTCCT GTTGCTCTGGCACATACAATTGGGCATGTTGCAGCAACTGTGAGCATGTCGAAGGTTGCAGTGTCGTTCACCCACATCATCAAGAGTGGCGAGCCTGCATTTAGTGTGTTGGTCTCAAGGTTCCTCTTGGGCGAAACATTTCCGGTGTCTGTTTATTTGTCCCTCCTGCCGATTATTGGTGGTTGCGCCCTTGCTGCCGTGACTGAGCTCAACTTTAACATGATTG GTTTCATGGGGGCTATGATATCAAATTTAGCATTTGTCTTCCGAAACATATTTTCGAAGAAAGGCATGAAGGGCAAGTCTGTTAGTGGAATGAATTACTATGCGTGCCTGTCGATCCTGTCTCTTGTAATTCTCACTCCATTTGCCATTGCTGTGGAGGGACCACAGATGTGGGCAGCAGGTTGGCAAAAGGCCGTATCAGACATTGGACCCCATTTTGTCTG GTGGGTGGTGGCACAAAGTGTGTTCTACCATCTCTACAACCAGGTGTCATACATGTCCTTGGACGAGATATCGCCCTTGACGTTTAGCATCGGTAACACCATGAAACGTATATCTGTGATCGTCTCCTCCATCATCATTTTCCACACCCCCGTTCAGCCCGTCAATGCTCTTGGTGCTGCCATCGCCATCCTTGGAACCTTCCTGTATTCCCAG GCGAAGCAGTAA
- the LOC115749922 gene encoding vascular-related unknown protein 4-like, whose product MGDSKNYRSENFSCNERSSSHSGQESSWTPYFVDFLMNGQGKNDSSSGYEDSSSVVSDAATSVVKKPVENDHAGSCKRLSFKKRRKRPIDDALEDTASSPVNSPKVCGLQKTMDSHPGQKEDKLSKDDAATSGQNDEISIDLGFVGRGNGNFSELKKRGLCLVPMSMMMKYRG is encoded by the exons ATGGGCGACTCCAAGAACTATCGGAGTGAAAACTTCTCGTGCAATGAGAGATCGAGCAGTCACTCTGGTCAAGAGAGTAGTTGGACGCCATACTTTGTGGATTTCCTGATGAATGGCCAGGGAAAGAACGACTCCTCGTCGGGTTATGAGGATAGTTCTTCTGTAGTCTCCGACGCTGCTACATCGGTCGTGAAGAAGCCCGTCGAGAACGATCACGCCGGAAGCTGTAAGAGATTGAGCtttaagaaaaggagaaaacgaCCTATTGATGATGCTCTAGAGGATACAGCTAGTTCTCCTGTCAATAGTCCCAAG GTTTGTGGCCTGCAAAAGACAATGGATTCCCACCCCGGACAGAAAGAAGATAAGTTATCCAAG GATGATGCAGCTACTTCAGGCCAAAACGATGAGATCAGTATCGATTTAGGATTCGTTGGAAGAGGTAATGGTAATTTTTCGGAGCTGAAAAAGAGAGGTCTTTGCCTGGTTCCGATGTCCATGATGATGAAATACCGAGGCTGA
- the LOC115749920 gene encoding glucose-6-phosphate/phosphate translocator 1, chloroplastic isoform X2, with protein sequence MICSVKQSLSPVHGAEVFLSKKRIFPSNRSSLLPPLRTQKSSCAFVSLSRPLHIASVESFGSPPRKQEKDLIKCEAYEADQSKPIDAGAAPSEVAKRVKIGVYFATWWALNVVFNIYNKKVLNAYPYPWLTSTLSLACGSLMMLVSWATRIAETPKTDFEFWKTLFPVALAHTIGHVAATVSMSKVAVSFTHIIKSGEPAFSVLVSRFLLGETFPVSVYLSLLPIIGGCALAAVTELNFNMIGFMGAMISNLAFVFRNIFSKKGMKGKSVSGMNYYACLSILSLVILTPFAIAVEGPQMWAAGWQKAVSDIGPHFVWWVQLLI encoded by the exons ATGATTTGTTCGGTGAAACAGTCTTTAAGCCCAGTTCATGGCGCCGAGGTTTTTCTCAGCAAAAAACGTATCTTCCCCTCGAACAGATCCTCCCTCCTGCCGCCTCTGCGAACCCAGAAGTCGTCATGCGCCTTCGTCTCGCTCTCTAGACCCCTTCACATAGCGTCGGTCGAGTCCTTCGGATCGCCGCCGAGGAAGCAAGAGAAGGACTTGATAAAATGCGAGGCCTACGAGGCAGACCAGTCGAAGCCGATCGACGCAGGGGCGGCCCCGTCGGAGGTCGCGAAGAGGGTCAAGATCGGGGTTTACTTCGCGACTTGGTGGGCTTTGAATGTGGTTTTCAATATCTACAACAAGAAGGTGTTGAATGCTTACCCCTACCCTTGGTTGACCTCCACGCTCTCGCTTGCATGTGGGTCTCTCATGATGTTGGTCTCTTGGGCCACGAGGATCGCCGAGACCCCGAAGACTGATTTCGAGTTCTGGAAGACTTTGTTTCCT GTTGCTCTGGCACATACAATTGGGCATGTTGCAGCAACTGTGAGCATGTCGAAGGTTGCAGTGTCGTTCACCCACATCATCAAGAGTGGCGAGCCTGCATTTAGTGTGTTGGTCTCAAGGTTCCTCTTGGGCGAAACATTTCCGGTGTCTGTTTATTTGTCCCTCCTGCCGATTATTGGTGGTTGCGCCCTTGCTGCCGTGACTGAGCTCAACTTTAACATGATTG GTTTCATGGGGGCTATGATATCAAATTTAGCATTTGTCTTCCGAAACATATTTTCGAAGAAAGGCATGAAGGGCAAGTCTGTTAGTGGAATGAATTACTATGCGTGCCTGTCGATCCTGTCTCTTGTAATTCTCACTCCATTTGCCATTGCTGTGGAGGGACCACAGATGTGGGCAGCAGGTTGGCAAAAGGCCGTATCAGACATTGGACCCCATTTTGTCTG GTGGGTGCAGCTACTAATTTGA